The Lolium rigidum isolate FL_2022 chromosome 1, APGP_CSIRO_Lrig_0.1, whole genome shotgun sequence region CCCCAGAAGACCTCGATGAAGTAAAGATGACAAAcgagaaccacaaagatgaccaagacgatgatgccactgctgaaaggaggcggtagtggaagcagcaagcacacatggtgcagtcggtgaagtggtggaagaaggaacatgaagccagtcaagctcccaaagtccctgggagtcatggcaccgagggccagccccaaccagtgcccaagtgtgagtgtcctaaacagaacaagaatcaacatcaagaatgacccgacaaccagaatcagtaagttgagcagcggaaaacaagttcatggtaagacggggaacatgagaaacatcagggacgGAAAATGAGGgagtagaaagagtgccacgaccagcaacatgaagagaagtaccatcggcagtaagaacacgaacaggaagaggaagaggtcgaagagaagaaagagaggatgaatcaggagacatgtgaaaagaagctctagaatccagaacccacgaagatgtacctgactgtgtagaggaAATAGCAGCGGAGGCAGCAGTACCCGTCGAAGCAGAGCCGAAGGAGGCAAGGAGATGCTGCAGTCTCGCTATGTCCTGCTCAGTGAAGCCGGTGGTGACAGGCGCTGAAGGTGGAGCACGAGGATGCACACCCCGCTGCTTCTGATAGCAGTCAGACTCAACGTGACCAGGCCTCCGACAGTGAGTGCAGAACCGAGGAGGACGAGGGAGACCCCCACCACGAGAAGGGCGGGCTCCTCCAGAAGCAGCAGGCGCTGGTGTGGGTAAACGCGGCGGTGCAGGAGCAGTGGGAactcgagcagcaagaacagaaggtgtcccaagcagtccagcaccacgtagacgagtctcctcagcacgaagctcagtcagCACCTCTGAGATAGAAACACGGCCTCGAGCAAACAACTGAGCACGGCGAGGCTCAAACTCAGGACGAAGTCTAGACATGAACTCATGAATCCTCTGAAAGTCCATATCTGAATGTACTGTCCGGCAACACTGGCAAGTACCACAGACAACACTGCGAAGGGAGTCAAGCTGGCACCAGATCGCCGCACTCTAGGTGTAAAACTCATCAACAGTagagtcaccctgctgaagatcatgctcctgacgcAACACAGACAAGTACAGAGAATCCCCAGAAGGCTAGTAGCGCTgaagaaggtgagaccacatctcagcGACAGTAGCGAGGCCCATAAATTTAGAAGCAAACTGTGGCTGAACACTCTGCGAAAGAACGGCAGCAGATctagcatcctcatcacaccactgagtaaaaGAAGCCAAACTATCACGGTAGGAGCCAAGAGCCTCTGAATAGGCAAGTACCTGCTCGTCATTAGCCTCATCAGCGGCAGCCTCGGCAGACTTGGCTGCATCCCGATCAGCCTCAGTAGCATCCGCATCAAGGGCCTGTGACACAGACAGCGAGGTAGGAGGCACAGGAGCAATGGGGTGCGGCGGACAAGAGACCTCTCCGGTAAGAACACCACACAGCCGAAGACCACACATGTGAATGCGCATAAAGGCAATAAATTCTCCATAGTTGGTACCATCAAAGATGACGGGGCAGCGAGGGATACTGACGTAGCCAGACAAAGAGGATGCCATCttttcctcctttttttttgGTCAAACAGATCTGAATCTGGCCAAACTCGAGCTGCAGCACCAGCAGCCAAGCGTGTGGGCAGGGCACGCCGGATGAGGCCGGCCAGGAGCAGCCTACGCCGGAGGAGGCCGAAGTCGGCCGGAGGAGGCCGGGGTCGGTCGGACTTGGGGAGGCCGGGGCCGGACTTGGAGAGGTTGGGGCCGACTTGGGCACGGCCAGAGGAGCCCGGGGCTGGCCGGACGGGGACGATGCTGGCCTGAGGCGGCCAAGGACGGAggatggccggcggcggccggaacgGAGGCTGGCCGGCGACCTCGGCGACGGAGAGCTCGATTTGGAGCTCAAAAATGGCTAGAAAGAGGCTAAATTTCTTGAAAATGGAAAGGAAGAAGGGAGTGGAGCAACGAAGGACGGAAAGATCATCAGCAGCGGCGCggatcgagcacggagttgcaGCGTGCAAAGTGCCAAAccatgggctctgataccatgttgtgaatgagcaactagtattcacagagggccatatgccagtacatgtacatgtgttacAATGTGCTACAATATGCAGGTAAGCTCCTCATACACTGAGAAATATAAGAAAAGagactatacaactctaacacctCTAATGGCTAGAACCTGCTAAAATCCATGGCTTCTTATGAACTAGTGTGGTGTTAACACAACCCATGTTGCAAGTCACCATGAATCACGAAGCAATTCAAGGGGCCGAAGGCAGCTTTCTCAGCTGCAACATCCCTACGAAAATATCTTAGTTGTAAACTTGTAATTCATGTTACAACTTATAGCTAGCATGATTCATGATGTTATGAAAAGGTTTGGACAAATCCAAGACCATTTAAAATGATTAACCTCTGGAATTATCAAACGTTGCGGAAGAACTTGGACGACTGGAGGCCCGCGGTGAAGTTGAAGAACTTGAGCCTGGTGGACCACCTCTCGTTGTCCTTGAGCTTGTGCACGGCGATGGTGTCCGGCACCAGCTGGTGCGCGCAGGCGTCCCTCGGCTGCGGGAAGTCGTACATGGCCGGCTTAGCGTCCACCCAGTTCTTGGCCTTGCCGCCGAGGCCGAACCACTTGCGGAGCGTCCAGTCCTCCGGCCCCGCCGTCCGGTTCCGGATCACCTCCGCCGCCGCGATCCACTCCACGAGGTCCCAGGAGAGGACGTATCCCATGCCGGACATGTACTCTCGTCTTTCGCCGCGCGTCTCATGTCGCATGACACCCGGCACCCGTAGTAGAGGTCCTCCCTGGGCGCGCGGCCCAGCGACTCGGCCAGCTGCGGCAGCCGGAAGAAGGTGTCGTCGTCGGTCTTCATCACGAAGTCGTAGGCGGAGGCGCCGAAGAGCGCCGGGACGCTGGCCGGAGAGGTAGGAGTAGGTCTTGCCGTTGTCCATGTTCTCCGTGCAGTCCAGCTCGACCACGTCGCCGTAACGCATCGCCTCCAGCGCCACCAGCACGCGCTCCTCCTCCGAGGCCACCCGGCAGAAGATGAACCGGACGTCGACGACGCGTGACGCCGGCAGGCTCGGCTGCTGGAGCGCGTACACCGTGCGGATCAGGTTCCGCCGCTCGTACAGGCCCGGGAGCGTCAGCACGCCGATGAGCAGCCGGAAATCCACGGCCACCCCGACGACGTCCGTGGCCGTGAGGCCGGCATTGTTTTGGCAGGTTGGGCTGGACATAAGTGACTGGAGGGCCAACTCGTTGGGGTATACGACGAGGatcacggcgacgaggagcccgaaTGGGAGCAGGAGAAGCATCGCTGTAGAGATTGATGGCGCCATGATGCGGAGCATCTTGACGAAGGTGCGTACCCAACAGAATGGTTTGTGCTTAGTTCGCACTGTGCTCTCTATGTGCAAGACAATTGGTACATACGTACTCTATACGTACTATACACAATTGTCAATGGCTGGACTTTGCTGGGAATGAACGCCAACAAGTTTTGTGATATCTACGTAACACATATACATAAGGAGCAATGAGAGGCAAAAAAAAAGTGAGTCAACTCTATGCATGCAACTGTATGTCTGTATCCCTCAGTTAGCTTTGGACTTGCTTCCATTCTATCCAACTAAAAGTGAGTCAACTCTATGCATGCTTTGTATGCAAGTTAAAAAAATTGTTCTCCATCCTACTCCACGCTCCTAATTCAGATCAAAGACAGGTAAAACACTACTACACTGCTCAGCCAGTTTACATATCTCTCTTGACATTATATCGCAGGGCAGGGCCACACGTACTCACTAGTTCAGTCTTCTTCCTGCCCGCCCGCCTGCGACATAAGCACAAATCGTCAGTTCGTCACCGATCTTGTAAGTATTTGTCTTTTCTTCGTGATTTCCCAATCGTGATTTTTGTTGTGTTCTCTCTTGATTTATCATGGTGTTAGTCAGGATGAAAGTAACCTCGTTTCTAAAGGTGTTGCCTGTGGCTGTGGCGTTGGGGTTCTTCATGAGCGTTTATTTTCCCATTGCGATCACACCAAAGGTAGGTGGAGAATGAATTTAAGTTTTGGGAGACTGGCTTTTCCCATCATACTCTGATGAGCTCTGAAGCTAAGATCATCCCATTCCCATGCAGCTTCAGTGTGGCATACTGCCTTGGAGTAGTAGTTTTTCTGTAAACTCCACCTTCAGTGACAGCAGCATAGTTGCTAGACTATGGGCACCATTCAGCAACACCACTACCTCAAATGCCACTTCTGGGGTACATTAATTTGCATGCAGTTCTGAATGATTCAGTTTCGGTCACAAAAAAATTGTCTCTTAAGTAAGCAAACACTCCATGTTTTCTTAATTTTAAAGGTTGCAAGAAACCCGCAAGGTTCAGAGAGGTTACCACCAGGGATTGTGGTGTCGGAGTCTGATCTTCACCTCCGCAGGCTCTGGGGGTCCCCAACAGAGGTCTTGATTTCTCTGACCCTGAGCTCTCTCGAATCGTAATATTGCTTTAATCTGAATAAACACCAATTGAATTTGATTTCGTTTCATCTTCCGTTGGTTCATTGAGTAACTTGTTCCGGTCTGCAATGCATAGGACACGCCGACACGCAAGTACCTCCTGGCGCTGGCCGTAGGGTACGCCGAGAAAGTCAATGTCAATGCAACTGTGCATAAGGTAAGAACCAAGATATAATTTATGAATGTTGACCATGTTGTATCGTATCACCATGTACTATACTTCAGTACATGTCAGATGTAAGTCGATGACAGAAGCAGCCCATTCTTCTCCTGTCTGCTGAAGCCTGAACTCCATTCGTTGCTCCCGATTTGCAATTTACTGCAGCTTGAATCTCCAGGTTCCTAACAGATCAACTGACCTTGTACACTATGTAGTTCTCTGACAACTTCGACGTCATGGTGTTCCACTATGACGGTCGCACGACGGAGtgggacgagttcgagtggtcaaaGCAGGCTACTCACGTTAGCGCCAGGCAGCAAACCAAATGGTGAGAGCACCACACTGACAGAACTGTATATCTTTGAGATTTTCAATGGATTGATAATATTCAGATTTTAACCTGTTATGATCAAGGTGGTTCGCCAAGAGGTTCATGCACCCAAACATCGTGGCGCCATACGACTACATCTTCTTGTGGGACGAGGACCTCGGCGTCGAGAACTTCGCTGCGGAACCGTATGATCCACCAATGCCTGCTTTGTCGGTTTGATATCTGGACTCCGAATCCGATCATCGACTGGTTGTGAATGCAGGTACATCGACATTGTGAAGAAGCATGGGCTAGAAATCTCGCAGCCAGGGCTGGACGTGACCAAGGGGAAGAAGCAGTACGATATCACTGCCAAGAGAGACACTGGCGAGATGCACAAGTAAGCACGTGCAGAATCCATGATGATGCAATTGTAGATACCATTTCTTGTTAACGAAATGTGTATAGATAGTATATGTAATTTACCGTTTGTAACCTGTCACAACTCACAAACAATTATTGGCCTGAACAGGACGGACGCAGGGGGGAAAGGCTGCCCCGACGTGCACCAGCGGCCTTGCAGCGGGTACCTGAATTATTCGATCACCTAAGGGTCACTTTTTGGTTTGCAATGAGCTGAAAGATCTGACGGAGTTGACATGCAGGTTCGTGGAGGTGATGGCACCGGTTttctccagggatgcttggagatGCATCTGGCATATGATACAGGTTTGTATTTTTCAGACTTAGCCCAATTATATGTAGTACATTTGACCTAAAATCGAAATAATTGAATTAACACTTAAAAAGTGCTTTGTGGTTTTGTACCTACTTGCAAAATGTTGCACAAAAGTTATGTTCTAGTTGCAGAGGGGTAGGACAGGCAAAACCCTGCCGCATTCCCCTTCCTCCTTCGCCTTGTTGTTCGCCCAACGGGGCGTGTAAACTCGCTCGTTCGATGGTTACCTCCCGATGCGCAATGCCGGCCCTCGCCGGCACTGCTGATGAGGGCGGTGGCAATTGCAGTAATACCGCCTTTTCACGCAATGCCGGCCCGGGATGACACTTCTCATTGAGGCTCCCCAAACAGCAGTAGTTCTGAATGTTGGTGGAGCGTTTGGTAATTCTAGGGCAAGGTCAAGCTTTTAGCACGACAATTGACGTCGATCGTTTGTTCTCCCCGAATGGGGATTGATGGTGGTGCCCTTGTTAAATGTGCTGGCTAAGAGCttatatttttttcgataaagagaatatattaatatcgcgaagatacaACCTCTGCAATAAGAAAATATTCTAAAgacaatacggatgcacacaacccaaCTACGGAAAGGAAAAAATATCTCAATACGGTGATCAAAACCTTCTAAGTGCAACACAAACAACTGCCAAGAGAGCACCTAGAGTCCCTGcccacaaaacaatgccttcaacaaggccattgcaAAGGCAACATAATTAAGGGCAGACCTTAGATTTTTATCCAGGAGCAAATCCTCCCTCTCAAAATAATatcttcaacaaggacattgccaaACACAactaattaaggccagaccttggatttttatCATGAAATATAAGACTTTGTACTTCTCCTGTGATGCCACCCCCGCATGCCGATATCGCTGCTGCAAGTTAAGAAACGCCAAGCAAAGTCCTTATCGCCTTGAAGACTTACTCCGCCAAAAATAGACCTCAGCCGTCATGACATTCTCCGCAATTGTCTTCTCCATGGAAATCGAAAAACTGACATGTCCCATGATGGCAATAGCCTGCGAAGCTTCACGTCACTCCCTCACAAAGTTAAACGGCCAGAATTATGGGTTTGCACGACCGAATCACATCCGTCCAGCAATCTACAGGCATCAAGCGCCTGATGGAGATCATCAGCGgcagagccttccgaaactcgtcACTGGCCAAATTAATCAGGACCGGCATCAAGCAGAACACCGTCTTAGCACAAGAAAAACCAAAGAACTGTCTACTTTATTAAGCAGATCGACAGGCCACCACGTTGACGCCCGTAGGCTCCCAACAGCAGACTAGAGATCTCAGCgggcaccaccgccaccacccacACCACGCGGAGATTAGGGGTTGAGCTGTACCGAGTCCCTGAACCAGGCGCCGTGTCGCTCTTGCTTCCACAACGATAGCCAAGATCATCGAAGAAGTCCAGGGTTGCTGCCCTATCGTCCATCTCCGCTGGACGAGCCTTGCCATCCAGGCCACTGCGAAGCTCAAACCGAAGATCCCACCATGCGAGTAGGAGGATCCCCTCCGCCGCGTGTCGCATACGGAAATGAGAGCCTGCCACCGCTGTCTACCGGGAGGGACTTTGCCCGACagcttcctccggcggcagcgGGGGGATGTGGCGCAGCGGTGGCTAGGAATTTGCCCGAGCCACCCCTAGGAGCGACGCGAGCGTTTTTCTAATATATAATTCGGGGACGATGGTTTCAAGTTTGGCATATTGTTGGCCCGTCAACATCAGCGCATGTGCCGCGATTTCTTTTTGAAGACATTTTCTTCGAGTAGCGTAATTTTCATTTTAGTAGCATATTCAGTTACATTGTTAGTTTTGTAGATGCAAGGTGCAAGCATGTTGACCGTCTGCAAATAAAGTTGCCCAtgaacttgcaaaattggaaaaaTCTTGTAATGCCCAAGAGGCTTTAGTCTGGGATATTGATGTACCAGCACTTGTTGCCAATGTTGTGTTGGGTGATTTTCCCCAGTTAAAATAATAAAGTTTCATGATTCTATCTTCTATCtattatactaaaagcaaaatacggatgtctaaaatagagacaccacattaatccacatcatcacaaTTATTTTATCGGTTAGATCCAAAATTTGAGGCTAGAATTTAACGAACGACTAATTAATAGTTACATACCTAACTGTTTAATTTAGATCGACACGCTTAAATATTGTACCAGAAAATATGTGAATATTCCAACACG contains the following coding sequences:
- the LOC124703811 gene encoding uncharacterized protein LOC124703811, translating into MMRSILTKLALDLLPFYPTKRQGHTYSLVQSSSCPPACDISTNRQFVTDLVLPVAVALGFFMSVYFPIAITPKLQCGILPWSSSFSVNSTFSDSSIVARLWAPFSNTTTSNATSGVARNPQGSERLPPGIVVSESDLHLRRLWGSPTEDTPTRKYLLALAVGYAEKVNVNATVHKFSDNFDVMVFHYDGRTTEWDEFEWSKQATHVSARQQTKWWFAKRFMHPNIVAPYDYIFLWDEDLGVENFAAEPYIDIVKKHGLEISQPGLDVTKGKKQYDITAKRDTGEMHKFVEVMAPVFSRDAWRCIWHMIQNDLIHGWGLDFHFWRCVDDPEEQIGIVDAQYVVHHAVTTLMGKVTNNQGQVKARCTEEYATFRSRISDADKELANSTTTSSSTTLS